In Stigmatopora nigra isolate UIUO_SnigA chromosome 2, RoL_Snig_1.1, whole genome shotgun sequence, a single window of DNA contains:
- the LOC144182656 gene encoding receptor for retinol uptake stra6-like — protein sequence MDKDALLDYEYPDLDPVPKKLNTEIIPQCDPTADDRLYHICISAISLVVMVILAVLARRTKSGSKQRGLLGLLSPVNFLDHTQHKGLAVAVFGVLLCKFFSMVISPNPLPFLTETKNKQNWMILGVFFYPALYYPLLACGTLHNKVGYVLGSLLSWTHFGVLVWQKIDCPKTPQIHKHYLLFSSLPQIACLAFLSFQYPLLLFKGLKGTEKNNVTEDLTCCYYSDYVKKLLKKKKHNKISLSNTETPKLPQRIMNGVKSYIYTPEEAFRFPLKLAISGVVSFITLYQVGLLLIIAVVPSLQIARLGVDEDIANVLAGFRIVLSPDKHEVVRIVVYYIWCVEVCYISAMTLSSLVNLAMFMRSMVLHRSNLKGLYRGDIYNVYNCQRSIRASRPALVCWMGYTSFTAAHVCIAVMVQTMVFFLCLLITVFLIIIPILHGQNLILFQVFWSMWPFWLMILLSVLIQHITSKFWFIKRISGTRDLNNRGNLFLLTYLLFPVNVLIGVILAAWRMMVTALFNIVHMGRMDISLLNRNVEAFDPAYRCYAHYLKIEVSQSHPVMKAFCGMLLQSADRKNNVAQRSRDIEEGIQLVQQEKKQVKVSSGKRARSHWQLIYTLVNNPSLVGTRKHFQQRTATDSFVNGSLKGSTKGGDSKETCN from the exons ATGGATAAGGATGCTCTGCTGGACTACGAATACCCAGACCTTGACCCTGTACCCAAGAAGCTCAACACAGA aattattcCTCAATGTGACCCCACTGCAGATGACAGACTCTACCACATATGCATCAGTGCAATATCA CTTGTCGTCATGGTGATCCTGGCAGTCTTAGCCAGACGTACAAAAAGCGGCAGCAAACAGAGAGGACTCTTAGGTTTGCTTAG TCCGGTCAACTTTTTGGACCATACACAGCACAAGGGCCTGGCAGTGGCTGTGTTTGGGGTGCTTTTGTGCAAATTCTTCAGCATGGTCATATCACCAAATCCTCTACCCTTCCTCACAGAGACCAAGAACAAAC AAAACTGGATGATTCTTGGAGTATTCTTCTATCCCGCCCTTTACTACCCTCTCCTGGCATGCGGCACTCTTCATAACAAAGTCGGATACGTACTTGGGAGCCTTCTATCCTGGACACACTTTGGTGTCTTGGTTTGGCAAAAAATTGATTGCCCTAAAACGCCACAG atacaCAAACACTACTTACTGTTCTCCAGCCTGCCCCAAATTGCCTGTTTGGCTTTCCTTAGTTTCCAGTATCCCCTTCTCCTTTTCAAGGGCCTAAAGGGCACCGAAAAGAACAATGTTACAGAG GATCTGACCTGCTGCTACTACAGCGATTACGTGAAGAAATTGCTTAAAAAGAAGAAGCACAACAAGATAAG CCTATCCAACACAGAGACCCCAAAGCTGCCTCAAAGAATAATGAATGGTGTGAAATCTTATATTTACACACCAGAGGAAG ctTTCAGATTTCCTCTAAAGTTAGCCATATCTGGAGTGGTGTCATTTATCACACTTTATCAG GTCGGCCTGCTGCTAATCATTGCCGTGGTGCCGTCACTCCAAATCGCCCGCCTGGGGGTCGATGAAGACATTGCCAATGTTTTAGCCGGTTTCCGTATCGTTCTCTCTCCCGACAAACATGAAGTGGTCCGAATAGTGGTCTATTACATTTGGTGTGTCGAGG TCTGCTACATCTCAGCGATGACTCTGTCAAGCCTTGTCAACTTGGCAATGTTCATGAGGTCCATGGTTCTCCATCG GTCCAACCTAAAGGGGCTTTACAGAGGAgacatctataatgtttataaCTGCCAGAGGAGTATTCGAGCTTCCCGGCCAGCTTTGGTTTGCTGGATGGGATACACCAGCTTTACCGCAGCTCACGTCTGTATCG CCGTGATGGTCCAAACCATGGTGTTCTTCCTTTGTCTTCTCATCACTGTCTTCCTTATTATCATACCCATCCTGCATGGACAGAACCTCATCCTCTTTCAGGTCTTTTGGAGCATGTG GCCTTTCTGGTTGATGATTCTGCTCTCTGTGCTGATACAGCATATAACTTCCAAGTTTTGGTTTATCAAAAGGATATCTGGCACACGAGACCTCAACAACAG GGGCAACCTCTTCCTGCTGACTTACCTGCTTTTTCCAGTCAATGTTCTGATCGGGGTGATCCTGGCAGCCTGGCGCATGATGGTCACAGCCTTGTTCAACATTGTTCACATGGGACGCATGGACATCAGCCTGCTGAACAGAAATGTAGAGGCATTTGATCCGG CCTACCGCTGTTATGCTCATTATCTGAAGATCGAGGTGAGCCAGTCCCACCCTGTGATGAAGGCTTTTTGCGGGATGCTGCTGCAGTCTGCAGACAGGAAGAACAATGTCGCACAGCGGTCACGGGACATTGAAGAAG GGATCCAGTTGGTCCAGCAGGAGAAGAAACAAGTGAAGGTGTCGAGTGGCAAGCGAGCCAGGAGCCACTGGCAGCTCATCTACACTCTGGTCAACAACCCCTCACTGGTGGGCACCAGGAAACACTTCCAGCAGCGTACGGCCACCGACAGCTTTGTGAACGGGAGCCTGAAGGGCAGCACCAAAGGGGGCGACAGCAAGGAGACCTGCAACTGA
- the LOC144187321 gene encoding semaphorin-7A-like, protein MKLHQSLTLSLMSLFQWTLLVGSEDSPILGTRNIPRLLTQDIIRGTFAYPLHQNHTILFYHEDSGEFYVGGTDFVYKLDLDRYQIAEEIRLGATSDEPCLEDPCKNVITVIERFGDSLFVCGTNGHRPHCWKRGTDVTEDHKGTGFSPFTHTQNSLSLRVEEDLYTAAPLDYDGSSLQFRRKAGRRANVWMYDTWVSEPTFVSATWVKRINDPNNEKIYIFFREKNSDQNPEADPWISQVARVCKTDEGGSKRFFQNTWTTFLKARLVCGFPEESLYFNRLLDVYVQHAEEWQDTRVYALFTSSWNATAVCIYSIQTIEDIFNNSTFKGFDKAVPEPRPGTCVQNSRALPLTTIRVVRDHPEMSDWVHSVHYTAPFYVSNHNYTKIVVDRVVAADRRMYSVLLLATDSGKIHKILELGSEPFIISQTEIQSQSSLQSMKLDSKKKKLVVSFAEKIYVLDLQSCNEHNKSCADCVLSRDPYCSWTKSGCSPTVPDGIQNIIEGKKSVCAVSTPDYSTFNRTRRNAASSVDVDLTQLNVPMDVPFYLTCPIDSYHAVYTWKHRDQSSPCLQMSSTCLLLIPAMTQDSYGSYECVSEESDYINPVKRYHLTKREDHLSKANRASSTK, encoded by the exons ATGAAGCTCCATCAAAGTCTGACCCTGTCTTTAATGAGCCTTTTTCAGTGGACGCTCCTCGTCGGCTCGGAGGACTCACCAATACTTGGAACAAGGAATATTCCCCGACTTCTGACCCAAG ATATCATCAGAGGCACATTTGCCTATCCGCTCCATCAAAACCACACCATTTTGTTTTATCACGAAGACTCTGGGGAATTTTACGTAGGAGGGACTGACTTTGTGTACAAGCTTGATTTGGACCGCTATCAAATTGCTGAG GAAATCCGTCTGGGGGCTACGAGTGACGAACCGTGCCTGGAG GACCCCTGTAAAAACGTCATCACCGTCATCGAGAGGTTTGGGGACAGTTTATTTGTCTGTGGGACCAATGGACATCGACCTCACTGTTGGAAACGG GGCACCGATGTGACGGAGGATCACAAGGGGACGGGATTCTCTCCATTTACGCACACACAGAACTCCTTGTCTCTCAGAGTTG AGGAGGACCTGTATACCGCGGCGCCACTGGATTATGATGGGAGCTCCTTGCAGTTCAGGCGCAAAGCAGGAAGGAGGGCCAATGTATGGATGTATGACACTTGGGTCTCAG AACCCACATTTGTGTCTGCCACTTGGGTGAAGCGGATAAATGACCCCAACAATGAGAAGATTTACATCTTCTTCCGTGAGAAGAACTCCGACCAAAACCCGGAGGCCGACCCGTGGATTTCCCAAGTGGCCAGAGTTTGTAAG ACGGATGAAGGCGGATCAAAGCGATTCTTCCAGAACACGTGGACCACTTTTCTTAAGGCCCGGCTGGTCTGTGGCTTTCCGGAGGAGTCGCTGTATTTTAATCGCCTGCTGGACGTTTATGTCCAGCATGCCGAAGAATGGCAGGACACTCGAGTCTATGCCCTCTTCACCAGCAGCTG GAACGCCACTGCAGTTTGTATTTATTCCATCCAGACtattgaagacatttttaacaACTCCACCTTCAAGGGCTTTGACAAGGCTGTTCCAGAACCGAGGCCAGGAACT TGTGTGCAGAACAGCCGCGCACTGCCCCTGACAACCATCAGAGTGGTGCGGGATCACCCTGAAATGAGTGACTGGGTCCACTCTGTGCACTACACAGCTCCGTTCTATGTCAGCAACCACAACTACACCAAGATAGTTGTGGACCGTGTCGTGGCAGCGGACCGGCGCATGTACAGCGTTCTTCTGCTCGCCACTG ACTCTGGGAAGATCCACAAAATTCTAGAATTAGGATCCGAACCTTTCATCATCTCCCAAACCGAAATCCAAAGTCAGTCAAGTTTACAGTCAATGAAACTGGACTCCAAAAAG AAAAAACTAGTGGTGAGTTTTGCAGAAAAAATCTATGTGCTGGACCTCCAAAGTTGCAATGAGCACAACAAATCCTGTGCGGATTGTGTTCTGTCTCGAGACCCCTATTGTTCCTGGACTAAATCTGGATGCTCCCCAACTGTCCC TGACGGCattcaaaatataattgaaGGGAAAAAGAGTGTATGCGCTGTATCAACACCAG attATAGCACATTCAACCGGACCAGAAGGAACGCCGCCTCGTCTGTTGACGTTGATTTGACTCAACTGAATGTTCCTATGGACGTCCCTTTCTACCTAACGTGCCCGATTGACTCGTACCACGCAGTGTACACGTGGAAGCACAGAGACCAGAGCAGCCCTTGTCTTCAGATGAGCTCCACCTGTCTCCTCCTCATCCCCGCCATGACCCAGGACAGCTACGGCAGCTACGAGTGCGTCTCGGAAGAGAGTGACTATATCAACCCGGTGAAGCGCTATCATCTCACGAAGAGAGAGGACCACCTTTCAAAGGCCAACCGAG CTTCATCCACAAAGTGA
- the LOC144187305 gene encoding COMM domain-containing protein 4-like, whose amino-acid sequence MRFRFCGDLDCPDWVLAEISTLSKMSSVKMKLLCAQVLKGLFGEGIDYDKVTKLTADAKFDSGDIKASVAVLNFILSSAAKHDVDSESLSSELQQLGLPKEHTMGLCKSYEDKHSAVQDKLRETSLGLGRLEAVSWRVDYILSSSEMKEVNEAIVQLKIQSEEAGSGTLRSTVVSLTADKFRVLLSELKQAQAMMNNL is encoded by the exons ATG CGGTTCCGATTCTGCGGAGATTTAGACTGCCCCGATTGGGTGCTTGCAGAAATCAGCACATTGTCGAAAATG TCTAGTGTAAAGATGAAACTCTTGTGTGCTCAAGTACTGAAAGGTCTCTTCGGGGAGGGCATTGAT TATGACAAAGTCACCAAGCTCACAGCCGATGCAAAGTTTG ATAGTGGAGACATCAAAGCCAGTGTGGCCGTGCTCAACTTCATTTTGTCCAGTGCTGCAAAGCATGATGTGGATAGTGAATCTTTGTCCAGTGAACTGCAACAGCTCGGCCTGcctaaag AACACACAATGGGGCTGTGCAAGTCATATGAAGATAAGCATTCTGCAGTGCAGGACAAACTGAGGGAGACAAGTTTAGGAT TGGGTAGACTGGAGGCCGTGTCATGGCGTGTGGACTACATTCTGAGCTCCAGCGAGATGAAGGAGGTCAATGAAGCAATTGTGCAGCTTAAGATTCAAAGTGAAGAAGCCGGGTCGGGCACTTTGCGGAGCACTGTCGTCTCGCTCACTGCCGACAAGTTCAGAGTCTTGCTTTCAG AACTCAAGCAAGCCCAAGCCATGATGAACAATTTGTAA
- the LOC144187273 gene encoding endonuclease 8-like 1, with translation MPEGPELHLASLFVNKMCEGVLFAGPVKKSEVSKNPNVAFICEAFRISATSRGKEVKLTLTPIKSDSPEAEKGQQPVDIVFRFGMSGFFRFTAEDELPKHAHLCFYSMEQPRRVLSYVDARRFGSWQPHGTWQPDRGPCIMFEYKSFRDNVVSHLSDRAFDRPICEVLLNQKYFNGIGNYLRAEILYRLNIPPFVPARSVLEGLDSEETWEEKKPVKDEILDKKTATKIKVKEESSDLLKLCHTVPLEVVNLGGKGYDPEKADYSAFKAWLRCYYVEGMKSLRDHNGRTMWFKGDPGPMAPKNSKSPKAKKRIKKDEDHDYIQNKKGARKQSESTQKNKTVKKEAKAVKREDLPQETTRQRRVKKKSTEQKTINKTEPEEGSRRRSCRLTKQNVK, from the exons ATGCCAGAGGGTCCGGAGCTGCACCTGGCCAGCCtttttgtcaacaaaatgtGTGAGGGCGTTCTTTTTGCCGGCCCGGTGAAAAAATCAGAGGTCAGCAAAAATCCTAACGTGGCCTTCATCTGCGAGGCGTTCCGCATCAGCGCCACTTCCAGAGGGAAGGAAGTGAAGCTCACGCTGACGCCCATCAAAAGCGATAGCCCCGAAGCCGAAAAGGGGCAGCAGCCTGTCGACATTGTCTTTCGATTTGGCATGTCAGGCTTTTTCCGCTTCACCGCTGAGGACGAGCTGCCCAAGCATGCCCATCTGTGCTTTTATTCCATGGAACAACCTCGCAGAGTGCTCAGCTACGTGGACGCACGCAGGTTTGGTAGCTGGCAGCCTCACGGAACTTGGCAGCCCGACAGAGGACCGTGCATTATGTTTGAGTACAAAAGCTTCAG GGATAATGTGGTGTCGCATCTCTCCGACCGTGCCTTTGACAGGCCAATCTGTGAAGTTCTGCTCAATCAGAAGTACTTCAATGGCATCGGCAACTATCTCAGGGCTGAAATCCTTTACAG attaaacatCCCACCCTTCGTGCCTGCCCGTTCTGTGCTAGAAGGCCTAGATTCCGAGGAAACGTGGGAAGAAAAGAAGCCTGTGAAAGATGAGATCTTGGACAAGAAG ACAGCTACAAAGATCAAAGTGAAAGAAGAGAGCTCCGATCTCCTCAAACTGTGCCACACAGTTCCCCTGGAGGTGGTCAATTTAG GCGGGAAAGGTTACGATCCGGAGAAGGCGGACTACTCTGCCTTCAAGGCCTGGTTACGGTGTTACTATGTGGAGGGAATGAAGTCATTGCGCGACCATAATGGCAGGACTATGTGGTTCAAA gGCGATCCAGGGCCTATGGCTCCTAAAA ATTCTAAATCACCGAAGGccaaaaagagaataaaaaaagatgaggaTCATGATTACATCCAAAACAAAAAG GGGGCCAGGAAACAATCTGAAAGTACGCAAAAGAAcaaaacagttaaaaaggaAGCTAAAGCAGTAAAGAGAGAGGATTTGCCTCAAGAAACCACTCGCCAAAGGAGAGTAAAAAAGAAATCCACTGAACAGAAGACAATAAACAAGACAGAGCCAGAAGAAG GTTCTCGAAGGCGCAGCTGTAGactgacaaaacaaaatgtcaagtga
- the LOC144187191 gene encoding LOW QUALITY PROTEIN: alpha-mannosidase 2C1-like (The sequence of the model RefSeq protein was modified relative to this genomic sequence to represent the inferred CDS: substituted 1 base at 1 genomic stop codon), whose protein sequence is MYHQPVLKNRRTLLERAEKFVSEIYFTDCNLRGRLYGETHPLESVSSFMSSKRITLSEAQTQQFRPYKVGDNFGPTWWTCWFKVVLKIPSSWKGKEVHLLWESDGEVMLWRDEKPVQSLTKEGEKTSYILSDCLTEEEEHTVNIYVELACNSLFGAGQRSMIAAPDPNKTFSVHKVELVVFNRPVRELLTDFEMLIDIVKVVVPFFKAKSAKRSKRQKPCNLFLQXELGENDQRSYQALFTVNEMVNVSDPTDPSSFNKAHALAHNFFSQSNGKSQHTVHAMGHCHIDSAWLWPYDETIRKCARSWVTAIRLMEKNPEFVFTCSQAQQFEWVKNWYPGLFSVIQHFVELGKFIPVGGTWVEMDGNLPSGESMVRQFLEGQHFFEQHFQKKCKEFWLPDTFGYSAQLPQIMQGSGISNFLTQKLSWNLVNTFPHSSFFWEGLDGSKVLTHFPPGESYGMMGKVEDLVKTVKQNKDKGRVNHSAILFGFGDGGGGPTQLMLDRLRRVQDTDGLPKVKMSSPDEFFSQLWADSQLLCTWTGELFLELHNGTYTTQAQIKKGNRQCETLLHDIEIASSLALCHDKTFQYPVAKLRELWRLLLLNQFHDVIPGTCIEMVVEDALRYYEDIKKTGATLLQESLSALLSKGEATGVFNSLPWERLEVLQIQDGPGEDNLVLARAPSIGLCPIKDTKPQAPVCVTVQADGSVLMENGIIWTVVNKDGTLRSLGLVKANREVISDGCSGNQFVIFDDVPLYWDAWDVMDYHLQTRKPVVGVVKPVHVLLSHELRASVGFTLKISDNSTITQEIVMDAMSPYIKFNTQVNWFESHKFLKVEFPVRVHSPNATYEIQFGHLQRPTHRNTSWDWARFEVWGHKWADLSEHNFGVALLNDCKYGYSVHKNTMTLSLLRAPKAPDANADMGTHNFTYAIMPHTGSFQEAAVIQCAYNLNFPLRLTSCSPDTMPWSAFSISPASVIIETVKQAEDRKGALVVRLYEAHGGGVSATLRSTCPVKEAWHCDLLEQIDKTEPLEVTGGGGINLNFTAFQIRSLLLVYV, encoded by the exons ATGTATCATCAACCCGTGTTAAAGAACCGGCGTACTCTGTTGGAGAGAGCTGAAAAGTTCGTTTCTGAGATTTATTTCACAGACTGCAACCTGCGAGGACG GTTATATGGCGAAACTCACCCGCTGGAATCCGTTAGTTCATTTATGTCCTCCAAACGGATAACATTATCTGAAGCTCAAACGCAGCAATTCAGACCTTATAAAGTTGGTGATAACTTTGGACCAAC GTGGTGGACATGTTGGTTTAAAGTAGTCCTGAAAATCCCTTCATCTTGGAAAGGAAAAGAGGTTCATCTTCTCTGGGAGAGTGATGGAGAAGTGATGCTTTGGAGGGATGAAAAACCAGTTCAG AGTCTGACTAAAGAAGGCGAAAAGACAAGTTACATCCTTTCCGATTGTCTGACAGAGGAGGAAGAACACAC TGTGAACATCTATGTGGAGTTGGCCTGCAATAGCCTTTTTGGAGCCGGTCAACGGTCAATGATTGCGGCTCCAGATCCAAACAAGACCTTCTCGGTGCATAAGGTGGAGCTGGTGGTATTCAATCGACCTGTCAGAGAGCTACTAACTGATTTTGAAATGCTGATTGACATTGTGAAGGTAGTCGTCCCCTTTTTTAAGGCCAAGTCAGCCAAAAGAAGCAAACGACAAAAGCCGTGTAATTTGTTTCTTCAATAGGAACTGGGTGAGAACGACCAGCGGAGTTATCAGGCGCTATTCACCGTCAATGAAATGGTTAACGTGAGCGATCCGACCGATCCTAGCTCCTTTAACAAAGCACACGCTCTGGCTCACAATTTTTTCAGCCAGAGCAACGGCAAAAGCCAACATACTGTCCATGCCATGGGTCACTGCCACATCGACTCAG CTTGGCTGTGGCCTTACGATGAAACCATTCGCAAATGTGCTCGGAGCTGGGTGACCGCCATCCGTctcatggaaaaaaatccagagTTTGTGTTCACGTGTTCTCAG GCCCAGCAGTTTGAGTGGGTCAAGAACTGGTACCCGGGTCTGTTCTCTGTGATTCAACATTTCGTCGAGCTGGGAAAGTTCATCCCAGTCGGAGGGACTTGGGTGGAAATG GATGGCAATCTTCCCTCTGGAGAATCCATGGTAAGGCAGTTCCTTGAGGGCCAACATTTTTTTGAGCAACATTTTCAGAAGAAGTGCAAAGAG TTCTGGCTTCCAGACACATTTGGCTATTCAGCCCAACTCCCTCAGATAATGCAAGGCAGTGGAATTTCCAATTTTTTAACGCAAAAACTCAGTTGGAATCTTGTGAACACTTTCCCG CACAGCTCATTTTTCTGGGAAGGACTTGATGGCTCCAAAGTCTTGACTCATTTCCCACCTGGAGAGTCCTATGGGATGATGGGCAAGGTTGAAGAT CTTGTAAAAACCGTTaagcaaaacaaagacaaaggtCGGGTCAATCACAGTGCTATATTGTTTGGATTTGGCGACGGTGGAGGTGGTCCCACGCAGTTAATGCTGGATAGACTGAGGCGGGTCCAGGACACAGATGGCCTTCCCAA GGTTAAAATGTCCAGTCCTGATGAGTTCTTTTCTCAACTTTGGGCTGATTCACAACTTTTATGCACCTGGACTGGAGAACTTTTCCTAGAGCTTCACAATGGCACGTACACCACACAGGCGCAG ATCAAGAAGGGCAACCGCCAGTGTGAAACACTTCTGCATGACATTGAGATTGCCAGCAGTTTGGCACTTTGTCATGATAAAACCTTTCAGTATCCTGTAGCAAAACTGCGAGAACTCTGGAG gcttttgttgttgaaccAATTCCACGATGTAATCCCAGGTACTTGCATAGAGATGGTAGTGGAGGATGCACTGAGATATTATGAAG ATATCAAGAAAACTGGTGCTACACTCCTGCAAGAAAGTCTCAGTGCATTGTTGTCCAAGGGTGAGGCCACAGGTGTCTTTAACTCTCTGCCATGGGAGCGCCTTGAGGTTCTCCAGATACAAGATGGCCCCGGAGAAGATAATTTAG TTCTAGCGAGAGCTCCTAGCATCGGTCTATGTCCTATTAAAGACACAAAGCCTCAGGCTCCAGTCTGTGTTACTGTTCAG GCTGATGGCAGTGTCTTGATGGAAAATGGGATTATATGGACTGTTGTCAACAAAGATGGCACGCTGAGATCATTGGGTTTGGTCAAAGCTAACAG ggaaGTCATTTCCGATGGCTGTAGCGGTAACCAGTTTGTCATATTTGATGACGTACCACTGTATTGGGATGCTTGGGATGTAATGGACTATCATCTTCAGACAAG GAAACCAGTGGTGGGGGTGGTAAAGCCTGTCCATGTGTTGTTGTCACATGAGCTCAGAGCTAGTGTCGGCTTTACGCTCAAGATCAGCGACAACAGCACAATCACACAGGAAATTGTCATGGATGCCATGTCTCCTTACATTAAGTTCAACACACAG GTAAACTGGTTTGAGTCACACAAGTTTCTCAAAGTTGAATTCCCAGTGCGAGTGCACAGTCCCAACGCAACATATGAGATCCAATTCGGACATCTCCAGAGACCGACACACAGGAATACATCATGGGACTGGGCCAGATTTGAA GTTTGGGGTCACAAATGGGCTGATTTGTCAGAGCACAATTTTGGAGTGGCTCTGCTCAACGACTGCAAATACGGCTATTCGGTCCACAAGAACACAATGACGCTTTCCCT GTTAAGGGCACCAAAGGCGCCAGATGCCAACGCTGATATGGGGACACACAATTTTACCTATGCAATCATGCCACACACAG gtTCCTTCCAAGAGGCAGCAGTCATCCAGTGTGCATACAACCTCAACTTCCCATTAAGGTTAACATCGTGCTCCCCGGACACGATGCCCTGGAGTGCCTTTTCCATCAGTCCTGCTAGTGTCATCATTGAGACTGTCAAGCAG GCCGAGGACAGGAAGGGAGCCCTTGTTGTCAGACTGTACGAGGCACACGGCGGCGGTGTGAGCGCGACCCTCCGCTCGACGTGTCCGGTCAAGGAGGCCTGGCA tTGCGATCTTTTGGAGCAAATTGACAAGACTGAGCCTTTGGAAGTGACCGGTGGTGGTGGAATCAATCTTAACTTCACTGCCTTTCAAATCAGATCACTTTTGCTCGTTTATGTTTAA
- the LOC144215518 gene encoding high choriolytic enzyme 1-like, translating to MMQLITFSVFTLLVFSQCSWASKEQEESVSELLWKANKDVVHTAEEPLVMDDIAYDKDGERNADQCTSRGCMWPMSANGRIYVPYVISTHYTSRERAIIERGLQSFSDVSCIRFTPHSGQKDYIYIVSNNGCYSYVGRRGSAQTLSLDRNGCLYHGTVQHELLHALGFNHEQCRSDRDQHIRILWQNIQSGLAYAFDKINTINFDTPYDYNSVMQYHRYAFSRNNQPTMVPIPNANVNLGNANQMSKNDIVRLNSLYC from the exons ATGATGCAGCTCATCACCTTCAGCGTCTTCACGCTTCTTGTCTTCTCTCAATGCAGCTGGGCATCCAAGGAGCAG GAAGAGTCTGTGTCTGAACTTCTGTGGAAGGCCAACAAAGATGTCG TTCACACGGCAGAAGAGCCACTGGTGATGGATGACATCGCTTACGACAAAGACGGCGAAAGAAATGCCGACCAGTGCACGTCGCGAGGGTGCATGTGGCCCATGTCCGCCAATGGCAGAATCTACGTGCCCTATGTCATCTCCACGCATTACA CATCACGTGAGCGCGCCATCATTGAGCGCGGCCTGCAGTCTTTCAGCGACGTCTCCTGTATTCGCTTCACCCCTCACAGTGGCCAGAAAGACTACATCTATATCGTGTCGAACAATGG GTGTTACTCGTACGTGGGTCGGCGTGGCAGTGCTCAGACCTTGTCTCTGGACCGCAACGGTTGCTTGTACCACGGCACCGTCCAACACGAGCTGCTCCACGCCCTCGGGTTCAATCACGAGCAGTGCCGCTCTGACCGCGATCAGCATATCCGCATCCTGTGGCAGAACATCCAATCTG GTTTGGCGTACGCCTTTGACAAGATAAACACGATCAACTTCGACACGCCGTACGACTACAACTCTGTCATGCAGTACCATAG GTATGCATTCTCCCGCAACAACCAACCCACCATGGTACCGATTCCCAATGCCAACGTCAACTTGGGCAACGCTAACCAGATGAGCAAGAATGATATCGTCCGACTTAACTCCCTCTACTGTTAA